A genomic window from Quercus lobata isolate SW786 chromosome 10, ValleyOak3.0 Primary Assembly, whole genome shotgun sequence includes:
- the LOC115962611 gene encoding protein YIF1B-like — protein sequence MYSNVGTQPGVPRPPVNAANAPPNPFGNAFYGAGSGLIRGGLGAYGEKILGSSSEYVQSNISRYFSDPQYYFQVNDHYVRNKLKVVLFPFLHRGHWTRITEPVGGRLSYKPPIYDINAPDLYIPFMAFGTYVVLAGFSLGLNGKFSPEALNWLFIKGLLGWFGQVLLLKLTLLSLGSGEAPLLDIVAYAGYTFTGMCLAVLGKIIWGYSYYFIMPWTCLCMGIFLVKTMKRVLFAEVRSYDSSKHHYLLLFIALAQFPLFTWLGNISVNWVL from the exons ATGTACAGCAATGTGGGGACCCAGCCTGGGGTGCCAAGACCACCAGTAAATGCAGCAAATGCTCCGCCTAATCCATTTGGAAATGCATTTTATGGAGCTGGTTCTGGGCTTATCAGAGGTGGATTGGGTGCATATGGAGAGAAAATTTTAGGATCGAGCTCTGAATATGTACAAAGCAAT ATAAGTAGGTACTTCTCCGATCCCCAATACTATTTCCAAGTGAATGACCACTATGTGAGGAACAAATTGAAGGTTGTTCTGTTTCCATTCCTGCACAGG GGCCATTGGACCCGGATAACTGAGCCAGTAGGGGGCAGGCTGTCTTATAAGCCCCCAATTTATGATATAAATGCACCAGACCTCTACATTCCATTTATGGCATTTGGTACCTACGTTGTTCTTGCTGGCTTCTCATTGGGTCTTAATGGAAA GTTTAGCCCAGAAGCTCTGAACTGGTTGTTTATCAAGGGATTGCTTGGGTGGTTTGGGCAAGTCTTACTTCTGAAATTAACACTGCTGTCATTGGGTAGTGGGGAGGCACCCTTGCTGGACATTGTGGCTTACGCAGGGTATACTTTCACAGGCATGTGTTTGGCTGTCCTTGGGAAGATTATCTGGGGATACTCTTACTATTTTATTATGCCTTGGACCTGCTTATGCATGGGAATCTTCTTGGTGAAGACAATGAAGAGAGTCCTCTTTGCAGAGGTGAGGAGTTATGATTCAAGCAAGCACCACTATCTCCTGCTCTTTATTGCTCTGGCTCAGTTCCCACTTTTCACATGGCTTGGCAACATTAGTGTTAATTGGGTTCTATAA
- the LOC115962610 gene encoding probable inactive leucine-rich repeat receptor kinase XIAO, with product MARLLPSLFSLSFHYVIVTTVFISIPRLTHSLTLDADIEVLRALKRGLDPNSISPTSYLNTWDFDLDPCQVMGGQFLGILCTNPLDNSSQRITALDLDGIGYDGFLTPSIGNLTELTILSLDKNKFRGPFPGTLSNLKKLTRLSLVDNYFTGPIPRAIPSLNNLEYIDLSGNSFSGSIPTNISGLRSLTYLSLSNNGLAGKIPDLRGLWQLQTLDLGTNQFHGNFPIFPVRLRSLSLSHNLFSGHISPVKRLTHLRRLDISDNRFSDTISKDILLLPRLVHLNVSLNRFTAIETVNFFGEETPLEVLDAENNHFHGNLPVNLVTIRNLSTLNLAHNLFSGPIPSEYGDKPGQPWRALYLDNNFLSGNLPPEFIRHATRVTISLANNCLRCPRAIPLCRGGQRSASECGEKNNRGG from the coding sequence ATGGCTAGGCTATTGCCTTCTCTCTTCTCCCTTAGTTTCCATTATGTTATTGTAACCACAGTTTTCATTTCTATTCCAAGGCTTACCCATTCATTAACACTAGATGCTGATATTGAAGTACTTCGTGCCTTGAAGCGTGGCCTTGATCCGAACTCAATTTCTCCAACATCATACCTTAATACTTGGGATTTCGACTTGGATCCATGCCAAGTTATGGGAGGACAGTTTCTAGGAATTTTATGCACTAATCCTCTAGACAATTCTTCTCAGAGAATCACGGCACTTGATCTCGATGGAATTGGATATGATGGGTTTTTGACACCATCAATCGGAAACCTAACTGAGCTCACCATCCTCAGTCTAGACAAGAACAAATTTCGAGGACCATTTCCAGGAACCCTCTCCAATCTTAAAAAGCTCACCAGACTTTCACTGGTGGATAATTACTTCACAGGCCCCATTCCTAGAGCAATCCCTTCGCTTAACAATCTTGAATATATAGACCTTTCAGGAAACAGTTTCTCTGGCTCCATTCCAACCAATATCTCTGGATTACGAAGCTTGACCTACCTGAGCTTGTCAAACAATGGATTAGCTGGAAAAATCCCTGACCTTAGAGGGTTGTGGCAGCTGCAAACTTTAGATCTTGGTACCAACCAGTTCCAtggaaattttccaatttttcctgTGAGATTGAGATCACTATCCCTAAGCCATAATTTATTTTCAGGCCATATTTCTCCAGTTAAGAGGCTCACACACCTTAGGAGGCTAGATATAAGTGACAACAGATTTTCAGATACCATCAGCAAGGATATTCTTTTACTGCCTAGGTTGGTTCACCTTAATGTTTCACTCAATCGCTTCACCGCAATAGAGACTGTCAACTTCTTTGGAGAAGAGACCCCGCTTGAGGTGCTTGATGCAGAAAATAACCATTTTCATGGTAATTTGCCTGTCAATTTGGTTACAATTCGGAATTTAAGCACACTTAATCTGGCACATAATCTGTTCTCTGGTCCAATACCAAGCGAATATGGAGACAAACCAGGGCAACCATGGAGAGCTCTGTACTTGGATAACAACTTTCTGTCAGGAAATCTACCACCAGAGTTCATCCGTCACGCAACAAGGGTAACAATCAGTCTTGCAAACAACTGCCTTAGGTGTCCAAGGGCCATACCTCTGTGTCGTGGAGGGCAAAGATCAGCTTCAGAATGTGGTGAAAAGAACAATCGTGGTGGGTAA
- the LOC115963808 gene encoding uncharacterized protein LOC115963808 codes for MARWDEILSLPVQNPPTLEFSAADLVWSKVEGWRDKIDRVALIPFARVNDFVKGESENKDCPSRFHVEARRRRRPEMTCKPKVDGILEYILYWCSFGPDDHRKGGIVRPSRTTYVPKKKNAGRPNTKRGCTCHFIVKRLIAEPSVALIIYTEDKHVDKKGLPCHGPQDTKAAGTRAMFAPYISEDLRLRVLSLLHVGVSVETIMQRHSESVVRQGGPSNRDDQLSHRYVRRQERSIRRSTYELDADDAVSIGMWVASHQNHVFFYEDFSDSEPFTLGIQTEWQLQQMIQFGNCSLLASDSRFGTNKLKYPIHSLVVFNSDNKAIPVAWIIAPRFASSDVHRWMRALYNRVRTKDPTWKLAGFIVDDPLVDVLTIRDVFECSVLICFWRVRHAWHKNMVKKCLETKMQVEISRQLEQAVDNICRGQGTVNLFEDLLEDFIDESDFMDYFKAIWYPRIGAWTAALKSLPLASQETCAAMEFYHSQMKLRLLNEKDPGVYQRADWLVDKLGTKVHSYFWLDEYSGKDDFARYWKDEWRSGLTSWRKALKIPDSDVVIQGGCAKVADQLVKDKVYVVWNPGSQFGICNCTWAEMGNVCEHMFKVINLCRKRGSTMPSISIFQYHKALIDMLHCQPHDSLIRDHAISLAVCVQKQLNVLVDLDGSQTALDPIQSQTVDNIEQETVEMALTNQDTELVNESNCMNEDVSAHDENCGDVNDAPHIISSDVCDELNDLATSGNRISGENVGEEIHCAEMDVEPSSICISPPGLYSVDEVVASNAFSENGDRDLDNTRSKHLPSRVDSSDVNGFQDKDCDENMMDVEPLSIDFPPSTREFLEQCTVTHQDGLADNDLEPTVSNTSDSETKTSSTISLPVESQVVVDMIEISGVIKENEGMELKSGNDSMDENLLSADNGVQDDGVHDNISDDSGNGHDAKVVDSMMTE; via the exons ATGGCCAGGTGGGACGAGATTCTATCCCTTCCTGTACAGAATCCTCCAACCTTGGAATTTTCTGCTGCTGACCTCGTGTGGTCAAAGGTGGAAGGTTGGCGTGACAAAATCGACAGAGTGGCTCTAATCCCCTTTGCTAGAGTGAATGATTTTGTAAAGGGTGAATCAGAAAATAAAGACTGTCCATCAAGATTTCATGTTGAAGCAAGGCGACGACGACGTCCAGAGATGACATGCAAGCCAAAGGTTGATGGCATTCTTGAATATATTCT GTATTGGTGTTCCTTTGGTCCTGATGACCACCGTAAGGGTGGCATTGTACGACCTAGTAGGACAACTTATgtcccaaagaagaaaaatgctGGCCGACCAAATACTAAGAGAGGATGCACATGCCACTTTATCGTGAAGCGCTTAATTGCTGAACCATCAGTAGCACTAATCATATATACTGAAGATAAGCATGTAGATAAGAAGGGGTTGCCATGCCATGGTCCACAGGATACTAAGGCTGCTGGAACGCGTGCTATGTTTGCTCCATACATATCAGAGGATCTCCGTTTGCGGGTCTTATCTCTACTACATGTTGGGGTTTCTGTGGAGACAATAATGCAAAGACACAGTGAATCGGTAGTAAGACAAGGTGGACCAAGTAACCGTGATGACCAGTTAAGCCACCGGTATGTTCGAAGACAGGAGAGGAGCATCCGACGTTCTACATATGAACTTGATGCAGATGATGCAGTCAGCATTGGCATGTGGGTTGCAAGCCATCAGAATCATGTTTTCTTTTATGAAGATTTCTCTGATTCAGAGCCTTTCACTTTGGGAATTCAAACAGAGTGGCAGTTGCAGCAAATGATTCAGTTTGGCAATTGCAGCCTTCTGGCTTCTGATTCAAGGTTCGGAACAAACAAATTGAAG TATCCGATTCACAGTCTTGTTGTATTCAACTCGGACAACAAGGCAATCCCTGTAGCTTGGATTATAGCACCCAGGTTTGCAAGTTCAGATGTGCATAGATGGATGAGGGCTCTTTACAATAGAGTTCGCACAAAAGATCCTACTTGGAAATTGGCTGGGTTCATTGTGGATGATCCTCTAGTTGATGTCCTTACAATCAG GGATGTGTTTGAGTGCTCTGTACTGATATGCTTCTGGCGGGTCCGTCATGCGTGGCATAAAAACATGGTAAAGAAATGTTTGGAAACTAAGATGCAAGTCGAGATATCAAGACAGCTTGAGCAGGCAGTGGATAACATCTGCCGAGGACAAGGAACTGTTAATTTGTTTGAGGATTTATTGGAAGATTTTATTGATGAGTCAGATTTTATGGATTACTTTAAGGCGATATGGTATCCTAGAATAG GAGCATGGACTGCGGCACTAAAATCTCTTCCACTTGCGAGCCAGGAGACATGTGCAGCAATGGAGTTTTACCACAGCCAGATGAAGCTTAGGTTGTTGAATGAGAAGGACCCTGGTGTTTATCAACGTGCTGATTGGTTGGTTGATAAGTTGGGTACAAAAGTGCATTCTTACTTCTGGCTTGATGAGTACTCGGGGAAGGATGATTTTGCACGATATTGGAAAGATGAGTGGAGGAGTGGTTTAACATCTTGGCGCAAAGCATTGAAGATTCCAGACTCTGATGTTGTCATACAAGGTGGATGTGCAAAAGTTGCCGACCAGCTTGTTAAGGATAAAGTATATGTTGTCTGGAATCCTGGTTCACAGTTTGGTATTTGCAATTGCACTTGGGCAGAAATGGGCAATGTGTGTGAGCATATGTTCAAAGTTATTAATCTTTGCCGTAAACGAGGATCTACTATGCCATCTATCAGCATATTCCAGTACCACAAGGCATTGATCGACATGCTACACTGCCAACCCCATGATTCTTTGATTCGTGATCATGCTATTTCTTTAGCAGTTTGTGTACAGAAGCAGTTGAATGTACTTGTTGATTTAGATGGCAGTCAGACTGCTTTAGATCCCATTCAGAGTCAAACCGTAGATAACATCGAGCAAGAAACTGTTGAGATGGCTCTTACTAACCAAGATACTGAATTAGTAAATGAAAGTAACTGCATGAACGAGGATGTATCAGCTCATGATGAGAATTGTGGGGATGTAAATGATGCTCCTCACATTATTAGCAGTGATGTGTGTGATGAACTGAATGATTTGGCTACTAGTGGAAATCGCATCTCTGGTGAGAATGTTGGAGAAGAAATTCATTGTGCCGAGATGGATGTTGAGCCATCGTCCATCTGTATTTCCCCACCTGGACTATATTCTGTTGATGAGGTTGTTGCAAGCAATGCCTTTTCCGAGAATGGAGACAGAGATTTGGACAATACAAGAAGCAAGCATCTCCCGTCCAGAGTTGATTCCAGTGATGTAAATGGGTTTCAAGATAAAGATTGCGATGAAAATATGATGGATGTGGAGCCACTATCCATTGATTTTCCTCCGTCAACTAGGGAGTTTCTGGAGCAATGCACAGTGACCCATCAAGATGGTCTTGCGGATAATGATCTTGAGCCTACAGTTTCCAATACTTCTGATTCTGAAACCAAAACCTCCTCAACTATATCCTTGCCTGTTGAGTCACAAGTGGTTGTTGATATGATTGAAATTTCTGGTGTCATCAAGGAGAATGAAGGAATGGAATTGAAAAGTGGGAATGACAGCATGGATGAGAACCTACTCTCTGCAGATAATGGTGTCCAAGATGATGGTGTTCATGATAACATTTCAGATGATTCTGGTAATGGTCATGATGCAAAGGTAGTTGACAGCATGATGACTGAATAG
- the LOC115962614 gene encoding UPF0481 protein At3g47200-like, with product MPRESIQTELKKVALVFVKEDNLEMEQSASREIQLATASTNNEDQNTQKEADISGGNENKNDDLVIEISKIVKRTEIDQLLKECCIYKLPCYLRKWNEEAYTPQVISIGPYHHENQRLKAMEEHKERYFRSFMKRSERSLEYLVGTVREMEGRIRRCYEETIDLTSDSFVKMILLDACFILELLFRRSSLSLTSHDDSMVVEPRAAAVKVDLLLFENQLPFFVIKELQHHAFPSLSDALFFKNIFSYFDVFTDIQYSQPKPNAEIAHFTDLLRTFMLPSPEELPERITEHPKLLYSATQLHKAGVKFRLGKSERSFEIKFEDGVLEIPKLEIEGVTEVVIRNVMALEQTCHIGSAYFTDYFIFMDFLINSRKDVDLLTKKKILVNYLGDNNAVMSMINNLNKGIVSETARVDYCNLYEELNSFYEKSWHHWKATLKREYFSTPWRFVSTVAAIIPLLLTFMQTASSVRELLFSRPHMG from the exons ATGCCTAGAGAGTCAATCCAAACTGAACTAAAAAAAG TGGCTCTTGTCTTTGTTAAGGAAGACAACTTAGAGATGGAACAATCAGCTAGTAGGGAAATTCAACTAGCAACTGCTTCAACaaataatgaagatcaaaatACTCAAAAGGAAGCAGACATTTCAGGtggaaatgaaaataaaaatgatgacTTGGTAATTGAAATTAGCAAAATAGTCAAAAGGACGGAAATTGATCAATTATTGAAAGAGTGTTGTATCTACAAACTTCCATGCTACCTTCGAAAATGGAATGAAGAAGCCTACACTCCTCAGGTTATTTCAATTGGCCCGTATCACCACGAAAACCAAAGATTGAAAGCCATGGAAGAGCATAAAGAGAGGTACTTCAGGAGTTTCATGAAACGGAGTGAGAGAAGCTTGGAGTATTTGGTAGGCACGGTAAGGGAAATGGAAGGACGCATTCGCAGGTGTTATGAAGAGACTATTGATCTTACCAGCGATAGCTTTGTGAAAATGATATTGCTGGATGCGTGCTTCATTCTTGAGCTTTTATTCCGACGTAGTTCATTAAGTTTGACAAGTCATGACGATTCTATGGTTGTGGAACCAAGGGCTGCTGCTGTGAAGGTTGACTTGCTATTATTTGAAAATCAGCTTCCATTCTTTGTTATTAAGGAACTACAGCACCATGCATTTCCGTCTCTCTCCGATGcattgttttttaagaatattttttccTACTTTGACGTGTTCACCGACATTCAATATAGTCAGCCCAAGCCCAATGCGGAAATTGCACACTTCACCGATCTTCTTAGAACCTTCATGTTACCCTCACCCGAGGAGTTACCGGAAAGAATCACTGAACATCCGAAGCTTTTGTACTCAGCAACACAACTCCACAAGGCAGGAGTAAAGTTCCGGCTTGGTAAAAGTGAACGctcttttgaaataaaatttgaagatgGTGTGTTGGAAATCCCAAAATTAGAAATAGAGGGTGTGACGGAAGTTGTTATCCGAAACGTTATGGCATTAGAACAAACTTGCCATATAGGAAGTGCGTACTTTACTGATTACTTCATCTTCATGGATTTTCTTATCAATTCCAGAAAAGATGTGGatttacttaccaaaaaaaaaatcttggtcAATTACCTAGGCGACAACAATGCAGTAATGTCCATGATTAACAATCTCAACAAAGGAATCGTATCCGAAACGGCGAGAGTTGATTACTGTAATCTCTATGAAGAATTGAATAGTTTCTATGAGAAATCTTGGCACCACTGGAAGGCAACATtgaaaagagaatattttagCACCCCTTGGAGGTTCGTTTCAACAGTGGCTGCTATTATTCCTCTGTTGCTCACTTTTATGCAAACAGCAAGTTCTGTGAGAGAACTTCTATTTTCACGACCTCACATGGGTTAA